Genomic segment of Vanacampus margaritifer isolate UIUO_Vmar chromosome 13, RoL_Vmar_1.0, whole genome shotgun sequence:
acatggaacaGAAATTGGTCGTGCAGTAAAgagaagtaaaacaaaacaagtatacaagtaaatacaatttacatcaataaattaataagtgagtgaataaataaataaaatgaacgtCAATttcataacacaaaatacagcagacgCCACACATTCTCCTCATATTCATTCATCCTCAACCAATTCAAAATTTGACaaatggaccttttttttttcaaactgatcTCAACTTCATAATTTCTCAATTGATCAAAAtcctaaatctttttttttttttttttacctcaattccacattttccacACAAATTCAAATCAATATATAAAAGTCAATTAATAATTTCTCGACAGATTCAAACCAACTTCAAAATGTTGTAAATTCTAAAAAGACATACTTTTTGAAGAATTCCACCTAATTCACAAATGAATTAAGATTTTTGACAAAAGtagcttttatttataaaaaaaaactaaattaattcCTAATTAATAGACATTAAACAAATTATCCTCATATTCACTACTTCTCAAACAATTCAAACCATTTCTAATTCAATATGatcaatattataaaaaaagcaactttttcAAAAATTCCACATCAATTTCAcaaatttgtataaaaaaaaatactaaaatgttaCAAATGTAACTCTTTTCATAAGAATTCCATGAACGAAACAAAGTGATCCCCAAAATTACTTAATGTGTCCAAATCACAAATTTCCACTTttctaataattaatttaaattccaCTTAACACTAATCAACATTCCAAAATAACCTTACTTTTTGTGAAACTTCACAGCAAATGACCAAAACTAAggaagacataaaaaaaaataactactttTATCCTATacttaagcttttttttttcttcttcgaaGTCTTACATCTGACGTTACCTACAAAGAAAATCTTCATTTGACAACATTTGAGTTCAGCTCACGTTGCACTTTCTTCAGTTGCTGCTCTTCACATTCCAACGTATCTCTCTGGACTTTCCAGCCGATGACCGTCGCCCACGCCGCGGGTCGGATTACGGCGTACGTGGTGGCGGTGCACAACTCCCAGTCGGCGCCGGTGCTGACGTCCAACTTCAGTGCCAACGCCACTGGCGCTGAAGTTGCTTTTTGCGCGGAGTGCCACGTGACGGTGAGCGCCCTCAACTCCAAAGGGACGTCCCCGCCGGCCAATGTCACCGTCTGGCGCGCCAAAGGTAAACAATCACGTGCAGAGCATCAGGAAAGCATTCACAGTTCTTCACTTTTTCCGCCTTTCTattcattttaacatttaaaaaaaatcttcaaatttcAATGTGATGAAACTATGGAAGACATTCTTACAAACATTTCATCCAAATTTTtcgcagacttttttttttcttcttctcattttTAGCATCAGCCGAGTTGGATGTCAAGGTGAAGGCACGCGAGCACGATGTTGCCCTCTGGTGGAACCAATCAGAAGGGGCGGCGGCGCACGTGTTGGAGTGGTACCCTGAGGGACTCAAACTGCAGGAGCTGCAGTGGCTCAGATTGGGCGCAGAAAATCGTAGCGCCGTCATCACAGGTCCTACATTTCTGTCTGTGTTCTGGGTTATCTGCTTTTCATCTATTCCAGATCATTCGATTCATTTATTCGGTGTCATCCTATTTTCTTTTGATATGTTCTAGATCATTTTCACAATGTGTTCTGAactggcgtttttttttttcacaggttTGAATGCGTCTGAGTGCTATGAAGGAAGCCTTTATATTTTCTACAGTGACGGCTCGATGGCCACCAGAACCTTTAGACTCATCAACACCAGCCAATCAGGTaacagtacactctaaaaacagttgggtcaaaagtaacccaattagggatgaaaaatggaccgacccaactttgagtcaacaaaTCGATCTTTTAGTAttaaacaactcataaatattggtcagatcctttacttgggtcaaaaaattgggttgttttgtataaaacaaccaaaaaagttggctaaaattgacccaagtagaggattggtccatttttgacccatagttgggttatttttgaccaggggtgtgccaaaaaatcgattctcatttagtacgattcaaaatccattttaaatgtcccaaaatcgtttttatttaaattattttataccgtcttccctttgtttgtgtgtgcctttattgagagagagagagagagcgagagagcgctgttcatgttgtacccgatttggccacttaggggcagtgtggttcctgATACACAATTtgaagccacattagagagtagaaggaaaacgtCACGATtaaattattccaataaaagttttttttttcagcgtggaacCGTTCtgttgagtgataaaagtgccgcgtgtagagcactaattaacattagcgagtcggactgcagtagatcattacgattccttaaacatctataaattgaaacaaaaatcattgtcaatcaaatcattccgaatcaaaaatcgttgttaatctaaaatcaattctgaatcaaatcgcacacccaaaaatcggaatcaaatcgtgagacattcaaagattcccacccctatttttgacccaactgtttttagagtgtatatgaCCATTCAGGATAAATACTCCTCTGAGGCCAGCCTAAATGATTAGGTCACACAAGATCCGGGTTCAAGTCTCCGTTGGAATACGTGTTTTCGGGCTCCCACAAAAAGTCTGAAGAACCGATGcaccaaattcaccaaaatgtcACTCCCAGCAGTAATTTCATTACCTCTTTTGCAGTGCCCAAAGTTGGCCCGTCAgttcaacaggaagtggatgCCAGTAGGGTGAAATTGACGTGGGCGGAGCTTCCCAGGGCTCAGCGTGGCGGCTGCATCACTCAGTACACCATCTACCTGGAAGACGGCAATGGACATTTGCAGCAATGTAAAAAAACGAATATCTTTGATCAAGTTGATTTCGATTTATTCTAACTGCCATTTTTTGCGTCTTTGATTTGCAGACCCCCTTCAAGCGACCAAACGGACGTTTGTGGTGGAGGACTTGCCTGTGGGCGCCCACAGCCTGTGGATAACGGCTTGGAATTCTCAGGGAGAAAGTCCACCTTCTCAAAAAGTCAAGATCATCATCCATGGTGAGAGCACGTCATGTCCGCCTGTACCTGTATCATTAACTCTcggatgttttactggatttggactgattttgcaaggtccacagaatattgtgatctattgctataaaaaaatttggggggaacctaccaaaagaaagattagcgtctcttctttcaccatgaaaaaaagtatatttgtatctgtttttgcttttgcagcaattagcattagaatatagctaaggttcatcaatattcacaaatctgtttaactgTGGGggaaagggcttttttttttgcaacatggccctggttgatctcttatactcggctgcatcaaagccttttgtatgctatagcataaaaaacttataaatacatctttgggagcatggtaatatttaaaatagaacacatttatacgtttttgggagcaaataagagactgtgaattttttttatgcttgacattttttgtattagaaattaaacaaaacaaattaagatGATAAATCCACTTTGTTTTATGTGTACAGTTGATTATGGTGCTTACTAATGatgactaaaaataaatgtgtgctCGTTGCGGTTCGCAGCTGTAGAGAAAATCCCAATGCGCCTCCTGGTCTTGTGTTTGCTGTTATCCGTGGCAGTGGCGCTGTTGCTGTGCCTGTGTCAAATTCCACCCGTGAAGAGGAGGTTCGTACCATAGCAacagcaaaaacacacacacaaaaaaaaaaaacatgattcgTTTGCCCTTTTTTAACCAGAACGCGTCCTCTTTGTAGGGTGTGGCTGCTTTTCCAGTGCTTCATACAAGTGGTACCGGATCCCGCAAACAGCAAATGGGCAAAAGAATGCGCCCAGGAGAAGGTGATCAAAAGTTTTCGTACCACTCTTactttaggggtgtcaaaatgagtgcgttaattttgagataagttcctttaacgccacaattttttttagcgcGTTAATGACCGTTACTTGGAAAGAGGGGGGGAACAgcagtcaaaatttagcagtaataaatttgataataatgcatatatttgtggagactgtggTCATGTtctattttacaattaaaaaaatgagttacttaaaaaaagttacttcatgttaaagattagatagcttatagtatgaaaagaaaaatgcactgagctgtcaccaatgtcttacaagtgcaattatgccatctagtggcagaaaaatgaccaacacaaatcaatatcacacttgttttttttatagtacatctttttaattttaacaaaattttatgaattattatgaaattaaagTATCAATGACATTTCttttagtttaccatttttttcccctaaaaactaaactaaactaagaaaaaatatattttattgtacatttagaacagatataaaatttgcgattaattgtgagttaactattgatgtcatgcgactaattacgataaaaaagtgtaatcgcctgacacccctaattgattgatttttggTTACGTACGGTACAGGGTGAAATGATGTTGCACGCCCAGCATCGTGACGCCGTTCCAACCGTGGAGGAGGAGCCAatcaacaacatcatcacagatGTAGAGGAGCTGTCCAATCACAACACGGAGGCGGCGGCCTCTCCACCGGCCGGCCCCTCCACACCTCGGCGGCCCCTCACCACATACCTCAAAAGTGACTCGCACGAGTCGGACGGCTCGGAGCAGACCCAGACGTCGCTCAACTCCAATACCGCAACTGCAAACTACCTCTCAGCCCGacgcgaggaggaggaggcggcggcggcccaactggccgaggaggaggaggagtttgcacagatgatgacgatgatgccGCTGCTGCCCGCTTGCAGTTTGTTCAGCGAGCCGATGGAAGCGCAGATCATTGGGACGTTGTCCCTGGATAAGGTCCAGATCGACTGCAGCAGCCTCTTTGAGAACCGCTGACCTCACACACACTACTAGGAAGTTGAAGCGCTTTATTTACTAGCTGTCGAGTCACATCGTTTAAGTCCACTAATCACTCATTTAGGGTGATTcgattttataaattaaaaaccaGAACactattttgctgaaaatcaaatatgcaATAAATTCTCCCtaggaacaaaaacaaaacaggattcGTTTGCCCTTTTTTAACCAGAACGCGTCCTCTTTGTAGGGTGTGGCTGCTTTTCTAGTGATTCATGCAAGTGGTACCGGAACCcgcaaatgggcaaaaaaaaaatgcgcccAGGAGAAGGTGGACAAAATTGTCGGTACCACTCAAAaaaatctatccatctatcggttgacagttcaacagctgtaaataagCCAAAACACtcgatttggcagaggcatctttttttgaattacagttataattatttaataaaaaaataataataatacaagtttcctcccgtaaacatcattaagcata
This window contains:
- the il12rb2 gene encoding interleukin-12 receptor subunit beta-2, which encodes MAAIPWSLVCAGLLMLLVRLGAGETEACAIWSSAGPAVRRGSSFKVYCTFNCDCDRSMYSEYSRAPHAEFNSSTTYMRVDNIAEDRTFSCLCRCLDLDQCGIDILTGYPPETPRNFQCNHTVLSNETGEVFCSWDRDGKTHLRDTSEIRVTSISENLTVSWPLIKIVIGGADPPIARFPVPNSVRFISVWLKTYNPFGPAVSLTANYTLSDIVVPYAPALGVPRCSSRKCDIKVWPPERTQRLEVQYATETGNWNTYPNSDGPVASDHLLSIGSLEPYRFYRFRGRAKFSTGLWSKWSNVTSSWTQEEAPAEELDVWYARPPFDSKSIRLYWKPMTVAHAAGRITAYVVAVHNSQSAPVLTSNFSANATGAEVAFCAECHVTVSALNSKGTSPPANVTVWRAKASAELDVKVKAREHDVALWWNQSEGAAAHVLEWYPEGLKLQELQWLRLGAENRSAVITGLNASECYEGSLYIFYSDGSMATRTFRLINTSQSVPKVGPSVQQEVDASRVKLTWAELPRAQRGGCITQYTIYLEDGNGHLQQYPLQATKRTFVVEDLPVGAHSLWITAWNSQGESPPSQKVKIIIHAVEKIPMRLLVLCLLLSVAVALLLCLCQIPPVKRRVWLLFQCFIQVVPDPANSKWAKECAQEKGEMMLHAQHRDAVPTVEEEPINNIITDVEELSNHNTEAAASPPAGPSTPRRPLTTYLKSDSHESDGSEQTQTSLNSNTATANYLSARREEEEAAAAQLAEEEEEFAQMMTMMPLLPACSLFSEPMEAQIIGTLSLDKVQIDCSSLFENR